From a single Aquarana catesbeiana isolate 2022-GZ linkage group LG09, ASM4218655v1, whole genome shotgun sequence genomic region:
- the LOC141107781 gene encoding uncharacterized protein — translation MGMPQPGSPETSENAVSEGHDRSQRTSMESPKATQPSCLRGGFICLFLKRTEQDRSLEDASSSNQSTEDKHEVRGKKRKVLSGNIFRLPCLRPAERKEIGEQINAQVNKVDEQGNQAIPEDELKPYSKASFLRKIRGYRLMRERDATEKEKVIEMEQCKEGFFVEEHHEKIIDLGGKVTKPKIHEDILGDKGKMSEEKESDEIMKGEKACKVEARKVELSADQGDREIKNLRDPEKTVDEKDNGEMNIGVKRNCMAEYKNPTNNVEELGNDLKEQESHAGKGNRHKDKDILSQESHKEIVEDLGNKITKQEQTEGIPEPGDSANNLEINSKRVHELDDDLQEHNQFIHTKKADDVANDLPENGVIMENAGKLENYLQEQKCPEENTGDIAKSSTTQEESEGRARSAFSEHKKDGEVLPDVIDQESHAEIAEDTQKKQDKVEESVENLPKIKTHEEVVGESESHLIDRDSYKEKRDHLLEKEIHVENMKEPENLSQKQNIQIGKIEKTDHSPEQNSHIQKEEKTMDQFPDQASHIQKEENAGDHLLEQNSHSQKESKTRYHFLEEKAGGQFLEEACHKHKDGKAEDQLLEEDCHKHKDGKAEDHFLKEVCHKQKHVKADDQFLEEYYHKHKDGKAEDQFLEEDCQKHKDGKAGDQFVEEDCQKHKDGKAEDQFPEEECHKHKNGKADDQFLEEDYHKHKNGKAENQFLEEDCQKHKDGKAEDQFVEEDCQKHKDRKAEDQFPEEECHKHKDGKVEDQFLEEEYHKHKDGKAEDHFLEEDCHKQKDGKAEGQFLEKGNHIRKKGKAGDQFLEQDGYLQKGGDCLLEQNSNTESTRVPDTLCLEQEGHGNNLGKTQAQITEQGSLEEGNLPKKNKCVKKHKGLGKVFSEEIKDRSVKQEIVITHTTCTARSEEPHTEFSTFQEESAPKTVDFNYYHQGGNQEDINDGEDDVKEDAEWKSLQVEVKSMVQWLVEEASDRLESFSQESQGTE, via the coding sequence ATGGGAATGCCACAGCCAGGCAGTCCAGAAACATCTGAAAATGCAGTCTCTGAAGGACATGACAGATCACAGAGAACATCAATGGAATCTCCTAAAGCAACTCAACCATCTTGCCTAAGAGGAGGATTCATCTGTCTGTTTCTGAAAAGGACAGAGCAGGATAGGTCCCTAGAGGATGCTTCGTCAAGCAATCAAAGCACAGAGGACAAACATGAAGTTAGAGGGAAAAAACGAAAGGTGCTGAGTGGGAATATTTTTCGGTTACCTTGTCTCAGACCAGCAGAAAGAAAAGAAATCGGTGAGCAGATAAACGCACAAGTAAATAAGGTAGATGAACAAGGGAACCAGGCGATTCCAGAAGATGAATTAAAACCATACTCCAAGGCGTCCTTTTTGAGAAAAATTAGAGGCTACAGACTAATGAGAGAAAGAGATGCCACAGAGAAGGAAAAAGTGATAGAAATGGAGCAGTGCAAGGAAGGTTTTTTTGTAGAAGAACACCATGAGAAAATAATAGACTTAGGTGGGAAAGTTACTAAACCAAAAATACATGAGGATATATTGGGAGACAAGGGAAAAATGTCAGAAGAGAAGGAAAGCGACGAAATCATGAAGGGAGAAAAAGCATGCAAAGTTGAGGCGAGAAAAGTAGAATTAAGTGCTGATCAGGGCGACAGGGAAATCAAGAATTTAAGAGACCCAGAGAAAACTGTGGATGAAAAGGATAATGGTGAAATGAACATAGGTGTTAAAAGGAATTGCATGGCAGAATACAAAAACCCAACAAACAATGTTGAAGAACTTGGAAATGACCTGAAAGAACAAGAAAGTCATGCAGGCAAGGGAAACAGACACAAGGACAAAGACATTTTAAGCCAAGAGAGTCATAAAGAAATAGTGGAGGACCTGGGCAACAAAATCACGAAACAGGAACAAACAGAGGGCATACCAGAGCCAGGAGACAGCGCAAACAATCTAGAGATCAACTCAAAAAGGGTACATGAACTAGACGATGACTTACAAGAACACAATCAGTTCATTCACACAAAGAaggcagatgatgtggcaaatgACTTGCCAGAAAATGGCGTAATAATGGAGAATGCAGGaaagctagaaaattacttacaagaACAAAAATGCCCTGAAGAAAATACAGGAGACATAGCTAAAAGCTCAACAACGCAAGAGGAAAGTGAGGGGAGAGCAAGATCTGCATTTTCAGAACATAAAAAAGATGGGGAAGTGTTACCAGATGTAATTGACCAGGAGAGCCATGCAGAGATTGCTGAAGACACTCAGAAGAAACAAGACAAAGTAGAAGAATCGGTTGAAAATCTTCCTAAAATCAAAACTCATGAAGAGGTTGTAGGAGAGTCAGAAAGCCATTTGATAGATAGGGACAGTTATAAAGAAAAAAGAGACCACTTGCTAGAAAAGGAAATCCATGTAGAGAATATGAAGGAACCAGAAAACCTTTCTCAAAAACAGAATATCCAAATAGGGAAAATAGAAAAAACAGACCACTCACCTGAACAGAACAGCCatatacaaaaagaagaaaaaacaatggACCAGTTTCCAGACCAAGCCAGTCATATACAGAAAGAAGAAAATGCAGGAGACCATCTTCTAGAACAAAACAGCCATTCACAGAAAGAAAGTAAAACAAGATACCACTTTCTAGAAGAAAAAGCAGGTGGCCAGTTTTTAGAAGAGGCATGCCATAAACACAAAGATGGAAAAGCAGAAGACCAGCTTCTAGAAGAGGACTGCCATAAACACAAAGACGGAAAAGCAGAAGACCATTTTCTAAAAGAAGTCTGCCATAAACAGAAACATGTAAAAGCAGATGACCAGTTTCTAGAAGAATACTACCATAAACACAAAGATGGAAAAGCAGAAGATCAGTTTCTAGAAGAGGACTGCCAAAAACACAAAGACGGAAAAGCAGGAGACCAGTTTGTAGAAGAGGACTGCCAAAAACACAAAGACGGAAAAGCAGAAGACCAGTTTCCAGAAGAGGAGTGCCATAAACACAAAAATGGAAAAGCAGATGACCAGTTTCTAGAAGAAGACTACCATAAACACAAAAATGGAAAAGCAGAAAATCAGTTTCTAGAAGAGGACTGCCAAAAACACAAAGACGGAAAAGCAGAAGACCAGTTTGTAGAAGAGGACTGCCAAAAACACAAAGACAGAAAAGCAGAAGACCAGTTTCCAGAAGAGGAGTGCCATAAACACAAAGATGGAAAAGTAGAAGACCAGTTTCTAGAAGAGGAATACCATAAACACAAAGATGGAAAAGCAGAAGACCATTTTCTAGAAGAGGACTGCCATAAACAGAAAGACGGAAAAGCAGAAGGCCAGTTTCTAGAAAAGGGTAACCAtataagaaaaaaagggaaagcagGAGATCAGTTCTTAGAACAGGATGGCTATTTACAGAAAGGAGGAGACTGCTTGTTAGAACAGAACAGCAATACAGAGAGCACAAGAGTACCAGATACACTCTGTCTAGAGCAAGAAGGACATGGGAATAATTTGGGAAAAACTCAAGCTCAAATAACTGAACAGGGCAGTCTTGAAGAAGGCAATTTGCCAAAGAAgaacaaatgtgtaaaaaaacataAAGGTCTAGGAAAAGTCTTTTCAGAAGAGATCAAAGACAGGTCAGTCAAACAGGAGATTGTGATCACCCACACCACATGTACTGCAAGATCAGAGGAACCACACACAGAATTCTCAACATTTCAAGAAGAATCAGCACCAAAGACAGTGGACTTTAACTATTACCACCAAGGGGGCAATCAGGAAGACATAAATGATGGTGAAGATGATGTGAAGGAGGATGCAGAATGGAAATCATTGCAGGTAGAGGTGAAAAGCATGGTTCAATGGCTAGTAGAAGAAGCCTCTGATAGGTTAGAAAGTTTTTCCCAAGAATCCCAAGGTACTGAATAG